A genomic stretch from Telopea speciosissima isolate NSW1024214 ecotype Mountain lineage chromosome 7, Tspe_v1, whole genome shotgun sequence includes:
- the LOC122666972 gene encoding GDSL esterase/lipase At1g33811: protein MRRFSELVVVITLALLWLCNCRANSQNLQGVPCFFIFGDSLVDNGNNNDILTLARANYMPYGIDFPQGVTGRFNNGRTTVDVLAQLLGFPDFIPPYSRARGPALLRGVNYASGAAGILDETGNNLGDHMSMNQQVSNFATTVQQMRRFFRRNDTGLYSYLSKCIFYSGLGSNDYLNNYFMTDLYSTSRDYNPQNYAALLLQDYSRQLTELYQLGARKVVVSAVGQIGCIPYELARYNSTGNGKSSRCDENINNAIVLFNSGLKKLVDHFNKKGNFPGARFVYVNLYESSKSLIKNAATYGFEVLDKGCCGVGKNNGQLTCLPMQEPCVDRTKYVFWDAFHPTEAANIILARISYASKYCSDVYPFNIQQLAML, encoded by the exons ATGAGGAGGTTTAGTGAATTGGTTGTGGTGATCACTTTGGCTCTGCTGTGGCTATGTAATTGTAGGGCTAATTCACAGAACCTTCAGGGGGTTCCATGTTTCTTCATCTTTGGAGACTCCTTGGTCGACAATGGAAACAACAATGACATACTTACCCTTGCTAGGGCTAACTACATGCCTTATGGCATTGACTTCCCTCAGGGTGTCACTGGGAGGTTCAACAATGGTCGAACCACAGTAGATGTCCTAG CACAACTTCTAGGGTTTCCGGATTTTATTCCACCATATTCAAGAGCAAGAGGTCCGGCATTGCTAAGAGGAGTAAATTATGCATCAGGAGCGGCTGGTATTCTAGATGAAACTGGCAACAATCTG GGAGATCACATGTCCATGAACCAACAAGTATCAAACTTTGCTACAACAGTTCAACAGATGAGAAGGTTTTTCAGAAGAAACGACACTGGATTGTATAGTTATCTAAGCAAATGCATCTTCTATTCCGGCCTCGGAAGCAACGATTACCTCAACAATTATTTTATGACGGATCTCTATTCAACTAGTAGAGATTACAATCCCCAAAATTATGCGGCTTTGCTTCTTCAAGACTATTCCCGTCAATTAACG GAACTATACCAGTTGGGGGCACGCAAGGTGGTGGTATCAGCAGTTGGCCAGATTGGTTGCATACCTTATGAGTTAGCCCGGTATAACAGCACCGGCAATGGAAAGAGTAGCCGTTGCGATGAGAACATCAACAACGCGATCGTTCTTTTCAATTCGGGCCTTAAAAAATTGGTCGATCATTTCAACAAAAAGGGGAATTTTCCGGGAGCGAGATTTGTATATGTGAACTTATATGAAAGTTCTAAAAGTCTTATAAAAAATGCAGCAACTTATG GGTTTGAAGTGCTTGACAAGGGATGCTGTGGAGTGGGAAAGAATAATGGCCAACTCACTTGTCTTCCAATGCAAGAACCCTGTGTTGATAGAACAAAGTATGTGTTTTGGGATGCATTCCATCCTACTGAGGCTGCAAACATCATTCTTGCCAGGATTTCATATGCTTCAAAGTATTGTTCTGATGTATACCCCTTTAATATTCAACAACTAGCAATGCTCTAA
- the LOC122666973 gene encoding GDSL esterase/lipase At1g71691-like has protein sequence MASRSFSFLSFLAFLLLSSSVSGQENGGTDARRELVPAMFIFGDSLIDNGNNNNLPSFAKANYYPYGVDFDAGPTGRFSNGYTMVDEIAELLGLPLIPAYSQASGEQMLHGINYASAAAGILDVTGRNFVGRIPFNQQIQNFENTLDQITGNLGADEMANAIGRCIFFVGMGSNDYLNNYLMPNYPTKNQYNPQQFATLLTQQYTRQLTSLYNLGARKFVISGVGLLGCVPSILAQSPTGRCSDTVNQLVIPFNANVRSTVDNLSANLPGAKFIYLDVYRMFQNILNKPSQYGFSVIDRGCCGIGRNGGQITCLPFQTPCSNRDQYVFWDAFHPTSAVNIIMGREAFNGNTDVAYPMNIQQLANLNLQPNN, from the exons ATGGCTAGCAGAAGCTTCTCCTTCCTGTCCTTTCTTGCCTTTCTGTTACTGAGTAGTAGTGTTTCAGGCCAAGAAAATGGTGGCACTGATGCTAGAAGAGAACTAGTTCCAGCCATGTTCATATTTGGAGACTCCCTCATAGACAATGGCAATAACAACAACCTTCCTTCCTTTGCTAAGGCCAATTACTACCCTTATGGTGTGGACTTTGATGCTGGCCCAACTGGTCGCTTCTCTAACGGTTACACCATGGTTGACGAAATCG CTGAACTGTTGGGTCTTCCACTGATTCCGGCATATTCACAAGCATCTGGTGAGCAAATGCTTCATGGCATTAACTACGCTTCGGCTGCCGCTGGTATACTTGACGTCACAGGGAGAAACTTT GTGGGGCGCATACCATTCAACCAGCAGATACAGAACTTTGAGAACACACTCGATCAGATAACGGGCAATCTGGGTGCTGATGAAATGGCCAATGCAATCGGACGGTGCATATTTTTTGTTGGCATGGGTAGTAATGACTACCTCAACAACTACTTGATGCCCAACTATCCAACCAAGAACCAGTACAATCCCCAACAGTTCGCCACTCTATTGACCCAACAATACACTCGCCAACTCACG AGCTTATACAACCTTGGAGCTAGAAAATTTGTGATATCAGGGGTCGGACTCCTGGGCTGTGTACCGAGCATTCTTGCACAAAGTCCCACCGGCCGGTGCTCCGACACAGTCAATCAGCTCGTTATTCCTTTCAATGCCAATGTGAGGTCGACGGTTGATAACCTCAGCGCCAATCTTCCCGGCGCCAAGTTCATATACCTTGATGTCTATCGAATGTTCCAAAACATCCTCAATAAACCTAGTCAATATG ggtttagtgTGATCGATCGCGGGTGTTGCGGCATTGGACGTAACGGTGGGCAGATCACATGTCTTCCATTTCAGACGCCGTGTTCGAACAGAGATCAATATGTGTTTTGGGATGCTTTCCATCCAACATCAGCTGTGAATATCATAATGGGAAGGGAGGCCTTCAATGGAAACACCGATGTCGCGTACCCGATGAACATCCAGCAGCTTGCAAATCTTAATCTTCAGCCAAACAACTAG
- the LOC122668266 gene encoding uncharacterized protein LOC122668266 yields the protein MDSPRNSDSSHAHSWIPPSPSWVKLNVGAAWIKGSKKCGIGNIIRDHSGLPLSAYSVGVHCDSAFLAEALAIRSGLLLAARGGFRKVLVESDCYSLIKQLSSSEPELAIESIHHDIVLLQKSFDDYSFSFVPRSANTVADSLARSALSIESPIVWPLTSPWILHLCENEVSVCNDSLVQ from the coding sequence ATGGATTCTCCTCGCAATTCGGATTCTAGTCATGCTCACAGCTGGATTCCCCCCTCGCCTTCTTGGGTTAAATTGAATGTCGGCGCAGCTTGGATCAAAGGCTCTAAGAAATGTGGCATTGGAAATATTATAAGGGATCACTCTGGTCTCCCTCTCTCGGCTTATTCAGTTGGTGTTCATTGTGATTCAGCTTTCCTTGCCGAAGCTCTTGCCATTCGCTCGGGCCTTCTTCTCGCAGCTAGAGGTGGCTTCAGGAAGGTTTTGGTGGAATCGGATTGCTACTCATTAATCAAGCAATTATCCTCTTCTGAACCTGAGCTTGCCATTGAGAGTATTCATCACGATATTGTTCTTCTTCAGAAATCTTTTGATgattactctttttcttttgttccaagGTCTGCCAATACAGTGGCTGATTCCTTGGCCAGGTCGGCCCTTTCGATTGAGTCTCCGATTGTTTGGCCTCTTACCTCTCCTTGGATTCTTCATCTTTGTGAGAATGAAGTCAGTGTTTGTAATGACTCTTTAGTTcaatga